The Spinacia oleracea cultivar Varoflay chromosome 2, BTI_SOV_V1, whole genome shotgun sequence DNA segment AAGCTGCATAGGCTTCGTCGTGTCTTTGAAGGTTCAATAAGGCTTGGCATTGAAGCGCGTAGATCTTTCTTGTCAGAAATCAGGAACAAAAATTGGATTAAGAAAAcaaatttcaataaaaaaaaaaaggcaaatttgtcaaaaactagcttataaaattgttttattgttagaaactactcttataaaaaatattgtaatTAAATACCTTATAAAACAAATTATGTTGCAagatattacggagtatatttttcCGAATTATGAAGGTTGGCTCAAAATTCCgcgattgactttaccatatgtATCTTACGCCCCTCTTAATTACCCTTTTTCCCGTTAGATATCACGTGAGATACATCTAGTAAAATCGATCCAGGAATCTTGAATCAATGCTCATAATTTCTCATAATCTTACGAAATATCATATCTTACCATATcaaattttataagtttttttaCAACATTTTTTTCCACAAGGTAgactttgacaaatttgcctaaaataaaattaacaattCTGAGATGTTAATGAACTTAGTTTACCTGCAATGAAGAGTTGGCCCCAATTGCTAATGCATCATGTGTATTTCTTAACAAATTTCCCCAGTTTTTAACCTCCTTAGCTTCATTACACTTACAGAGACATTTCTGAAGAGCTTTGGCCTGAGTTATGTCTGTTAAACTGGTTACACTTCCTGAAAGACTGTAATGTTCCATTGCTTCCTCCGCATATCCCAGTCTTACATAACAAAAAAGAAACTCATTAATAACTCAGACACAGAAATGTAGAAGTATAAATCAAAAGATTAATTCTTGTGAAGAACAGTTGTATGGTAAGAAATGGCCATGACATACTTAAAGAGTTGATCAAAACCCGAGCCGGCCCGGGCCGGGCAGGGCAGGGTTTTAATACCAAAAAACTAATTCCCGGCCAAACCCATGATTTTAATGGGATTACGGGCCAACACGGGCTTTTCTAGGACGCGCTTCAATATAAAAGCTAATGCCCAAAGCCATGATTTTGATGGGACTTCGGGCCAAAGTGGCTTTCGGGTCGAATCAGGCTTTGTTCTAAAAATGTTTTTTTGAGGATGCTCATACCCGTACTTTTTTCGGGTCGAAATATAGTTGATCAGGTCTACATAAGACGGTCTCATACTAGATTTTCCATATAACTAGTGGTTAAATTACCTGAAAtagaaaagttactaaaaatagaagtGTGACCCCTAATAAAATACGATCGGAAATGGTAATTGTGACTCCGGaaaaatatggagggagtaatgGCTAAACCCATGATTTTGTTGGGATTTTCGGGCAAGAACGAGTCTTTTTTGGTCCGGACTCGTGCTTTGTTCTAAAGAAGTGTATTTGAGGATGCCAACACCCTACTTTTCGGGCCGGTCTGGCCAACGGGTCAGGCTATAGTTGATCAGGTCTACTCAAGACCATTTCATACTAGATTTCCCCACACAATTATTggttaaaacttaaaaatttaCCTGAAATAAAGTCCTGCAAGACGATGGTGAGCCCTCTGATAACAAGGATCAATCCTAACAGCTTCCCTGCACTCATAAACAGCCTCTAACACCCTCCCAAGTGCTGTCAAAACAGCACTTTTATTACTTCGATAAGCAGCCACACTATCATCAATAGCAATAGCCTGATCATACAAAACCAAAGCCTCCTCATACTTCCCCTGTTTATACTTCTCATTCCCCAATGACTTCATCTCCTCAGAATCCAATTTACTCATTGAACTGTAAATTCTAAGTTCATCAGTACTGTTCCTCTTCAATATATTTCCCATGGTAACATTGTTAAAATCCAAGGACTTATTTACAGTAGTGGGATTACCAGAAACAGAAACAGAGCACTTCTGTTTCATCATCATCATGCTGTTGGACTGCAGTATGTTTCCTGAAGGTGTTCTTGGTGTTACTGCTTCACTTTGATTATGGTtttgtgatgatgatgatgatgatgttgttgaaacCCTTGCAGCATCTGAAAACCTTCTACTTTGATTATTATTATGGTTTTGTGAAACAGAGCATCTGGGACTAGCCATGTTATACTTCACCGTTGTTGAAACTTCTGCAGGTTTCAATTTAACAGAAGCAAAGACAACAGGCTTAGGATTAACCTGGTCTTTTTTCTCAGTTACTACAGGATCAAAGAGAACAGGCTTATGATTAACCTGGTCTTTTTTCTCAGTTACTACAGAAGCAAAGAGAACCGGTTTGGGATTACCCTGGTCTTTTTTCTCAGTTGCTACTACATCCTTCTTGTTGTTGTTTATATTTGAAGGAAGTGAACGAACAGAGGACCTTCGAGAACAGAGGCTATGGCGGTTGAAGAGACCACCCATGAAGCCGCATCCATGGTCAGATGATTCAACCATGTAAGTTGTAGCCATTTTTGTGAAATTGTGAAGGTTTTGATGTAATAATGAAAAAACAGGGGAAATGTAACAGTTATTTAATAAAACAGGAAGAAGGTTGGAGAGGAAATTATGATTGAAGGAGAtggcttgaagaagaaggacatTGTTTTTGAAGTTTATATGTATAAGGAGGCTTAAGGAATTCTTCACTACTGCAGTTTGGAGTGGCAATCAAGGAACTCACTTTATTACCTAATTTTAGGGGAGAACAAAAggagattctttttttttaaaaaaagaaatgcccactaaattttttatattaaaaaaataaaattattttatattattggtTTTGTTGAAAGATTAGCAATGGTTTGATAATTAAGAAACAGTTTATCTTGTTTTGTGTCTGCCAATTaatgaaaaaaacaaaatggAAGAAACTGTTCCTATACACTACCCCAAGTGATCCTGTTTACTAATTGTGTACTTATCTACTTCTTCCTTTGTTTAATGAAGTACTTAATTTGGTTGTGTTGCAACCACAACTCTAGGGTATAGGTTAGGTTCAAATTAATATATTGTTTTTGTTGATTAGGGTAATggttgttctcttcaccttgtttttattgattattagatcagatcagaaaaatcaaataaaatcataccagatcagaagaaaaaaaaacaaaaaatacccAAAGAAAACATTCAaatcaaatcagatcagatcaagtGAAGAAAACAAATCCTAAACGCATAGAGAAACATACACATGATTCATGTACGTGGTAACACGCACTGATCTAATTTGGATTTACGCTCTAAGTAAATTAATCCATAAtgtaattcaaatttataacaCGTTAGTTAGTCAAAAGACTCAAAACGTGTACAAAGGGTCAAGATAGATCGACATATGATATTAATTTTTGTGCAGATGAGCCATAAGGCGTGGATGAGAATCGATTTCATGATCACCTAAATCGAGAGGGAAGTTCTTgccaactgagctatcccccATTCTCACATGTGATTTATGCTACAACCGGATAAATTACTCATTGTGGTAGGTTTGAACTTGTAGTGATCATTAACTAGACAAAATTTATGGTTCGAGGGACAAACTTAATTAGTCAAAGATCCTTCACCCTTGTGTTATGACTTTATTGTATGCCTTAATTAGTGATAATTGTACTCTCATGTTTTAAACCCTGTCAATCATGGTCAAAACTTAACTCTAAATGGTGAAAGAATTAATTCAACCCATTTTCAAGTAGTTTGATTATTACTAAATTTGATAACATACTCCCTTGTTAGGTGAATTATTCTAGGGAGTATTATTTAAACTAGAAAacgtatttaattaattaattgatccTACCAACAAAACagtttaatccaataattttttaggtacttcaataatttaattttgattttagcTACTTATATATCAAACATTTAAACCCATATTCACCAAATGGATATTATCCTTTCCATTATTTTCTTTATCTCTATAATTATTTATGCACTTGTTCCCTTCAATTTCCAAAGACCTTCCTACTTTTCgtttaattttgttttctaTAATTTGATAAATAAAGTTCTCTATTTCACCCTCACTTATCCAACCCTAATGCATGAGCTTACTTAAATTATTTAGGTTCTGTtttatttgacttattttgtctgagtTATATCATTTGATTTATTTCATACgagaaaaacttattttgtttgaaataaatGTATTtatgtgtgaaaatgtctggaaaaaaaaaacttattttttcttaacTTATATTATACTTATTTGATCTTATTTTGTccaaaataaatcaaataagtaaaacataacataataaaagaaaattaaagaggTATAATACTCAAATGAAAAGTAATTGATCACATTCTTGTTGCTAAAAAGTAAAGATAGAATTTTGTTGTTACAGTAATTAggaatgttttttttaatgagataaaataataaaagaaaattaaagaagtATAATACTCAAATGAAGTAGGGTCATATACTCAAATAGTAGATTAGTAGAGTGTTTAGGACCACCAAAATGTAACCCAAAAATGAGGACTTCGGCTAAGATGATGACGAATGGGTGCCTTTAGTCGGTGCCGTCTGATAAATTATGGATTTACTAAAACGACAgaaattttgtgaatattttgacTACCAACTTCCCCCTAATTTGTTTCACTGAATGTGTCAACAATACTATTGTTTCATGTTTGTTGTGCTCACCAATATTTGTGGTGCCCTTGATTGATTTCATTTCTTGTATTAATTATATTGTTAACATCATAATACAATTCAATTAGTAGATGGGATATTAGTAAGGATGAGGGTCTGAGTATAATAGGTAACGTTTGAATCATCTCTCACTTATTTGTGATATGTACTGTATTTGTGGTTCATTCGGAAAAAAGAAAGATTCAATCAGCGGGGATGAAATCGGCTATAGTTATTCTGCACTTGCGGTATTTTTGAaaactaattgattcaattttgtttgaaattttgTAAGAAATAACTCATTTTATCAACAAAAATGGTCTCTATTTATCATACTAAGGCCTAAGAGCGTGTTCGacggtagcgtttgaggtagcgggtagagcgttttgtgaaggaaataatgcccttggtccaagtatgcattctatgttaagtctaataaatgcggttcagtattaattaacaagttaataattcagtgagatcaagtgagctgaatgcctagctagaggccgcttcagttcaagtggaattaatgatattaatccacagcttactcttgactgaacccgtagggtcacacaaatagtacgtaaacggatcaagtatttaatggcattaaatactccatctatgaatattcggaaccgacggatcttggtttcagtgggagctaagatcgtcataggcaagaaatgaatactccggaaacgatgatattgccggaaacggaaatatggatcgtatcggaaatatgaatattatccaagtcgtagatgttgccggaaacggaaacatggtacgtatcggaaaatattattggaaatggaaatattaccagaatcggaaatattgccggaaacggaaatattgtcggaatcggaaatattaccggaatcggaaaataattccggaaacggaaatattaaatatttgttcgaaacggaaattaattccggaatcggaaatattaaatattgttcgtatcggaaatagattccggaaatggaaatttaatcggaagcgtatcgtacgaattagcatcggacgaggcctgccggacgaaggcccagcacgaagccgggccatcgcccagcaagcacgcacgccacaagcccagcgcgcgccaaggccacggatgcgtgggccgcgctgcatgggctgctgctcgcacgcgcatgggcagcccttgtggctgccgtgtgtgtgtgagtttgtgctcatgcgtgattcctgaatctgcaagagtcagtgtatgattaaatgtctattcctaattggataaattaattaaatagaattcatgtaggattctaatttcaattaattcgtatcctactaggattacgattccttttccataactctataaataaaggcctaggggtcataatttatacacaagtttcaaagtattcaaaagtgagtttttgagagaaaatcaaacacacatcttgctcaaaagtgccgaaattttctagtaccttaagggcgattctagttggtcaatcttaaggcggatccggacgtgctgtggactatctacggagggacgacacttggagtcctaaaagacttgttcttgttcggttcgggcgcagctagggagggcacgcaacaaagagtatgcatctaattatgctatatgattatgtgtaaataatatgtttcctgggttaatggttgtttccgcatgatctatgtaaatgtcatatgtatcataacttaacagtggtatcacgagccccttattattttcataatctaaattgcatgaacatggttaaatattacaaatttgcaagaattaaaaggggtgattaattttcgtaattgttaattaattgcaaattgcgtttatttaattatatgtacgcagtttttcggcagtttcttcattactcatccgaattgagtgatttttgtgtcaattccgtatgtaaaaggcattctaaaattttgacaaaaatagtatttttctgccgaacccagaattctcaaattcgaagcctaactatgacttttcgaaggttttagtttttcggatgcaaaatttcgtaaatttaagatgttaaattaaatatttgcgattcctgttgataaatcttgaatttttgattgacctactgcatatgtttaacaagtttgagtgcctagtcttgttaattatgcaatctaatttgtaattatgattaatttgttgaaaattagaataatttagaattaatttgattttcataattaattgtaatttaattagaaacctatgattaaaaaccaccataaaaattgtaaatttacgataaattttaaatttttatgacctagacttgaatccatatcaatcggaaatcaattggataataaattttcgatttttcgccctaaaattatgaaattaataatatttattaatttgtcattaattttaaatataaattttaaatttttatgcgattcgttcaaataacttgcacgcacgaagcaatggacgcttcgtgttacccttaaggggtgttgtataatgcgggcatgcgacgacgagcaagggagctcgtcgcccgtgcggcacgaatgcaatgagcaagggcgtagtgcacgagcacaaggcagcagccctgccttgtgtcgtgtgccacgagcaatgaacggatgggcatgggcgaggggcgagccaaggcagtcgcgtgtgggcagcaagcgagctgcgccacaacgcgcgctgcctcgcacaagtgcgcgcagcctcgcgcgcagcgagcgcaagctcgcgtgccacgagcgctgcgcacagcatcactcgcgcgcacagcgcgcgacgtcgcccgcccagcgagcgatgtcgcgcaccagcgagcgatggctcgcgcgcgcgcagcgagcgatctcgcgcgccagcgagcgatggctcgcgcgcaccagcgagcgatgcagcgccccagcgagcgatggctcgcgcgcaccagcgagcgatctcgcgcaccagcgagcgcggtaacgcgcgcgcgctgcgagcgatagctcgcgtgcggtgggcgctgtgcggaggcttgcgtatgggacagcagcagctatgcaacgagcgcatgggctgcgcgcacatggccagcaatggctgtgtgcgtacagcccatgggcgtgcaaagcgtagggtgtttgcgttacgattagatcgttt contains these protein-coding regions:
- the LOC110779287 gene encoding TPR repeat-containing thioredoxin TTL1; the protein is MATTYMVESSDHGCGFMGGLFNRHSLCSRRSSVRSLPSNINNNKKDVVATEKKDQGNPKPVLFASVVTEKKDQVNHKPVLFDPVVTEKKDQVNPKPVVFASVKLKPAEVSTTVKYNMASPRCSVSQNHNNNQSRRFSDAARVSTTSSSSSSQNHNQSEAVTPRTPSGNILQSNSMMMMKQKCSVSVSGNPTTVNKSLDFNNVTMGNILKRNSTDELRIYSSMSKLDSEEMKSLGNEKYKQGKYEEALVLYDQAIAIDDSVAAYRSNKSAVLTALGRVLEAVYECREAVRIDPCYQRAHHRLAGLYFRLGYAEEAMEHYSLSGSVTSLTDITQAKALQKCLCKCNEAKEVKNWGNLLRNTHDALAIGANSSLQIYALQCQALLNLQRHDEAYAAFKRAPSFDMELYTQLFDETKTTFLYLIKAQIYMATGRFEEAITAAQKAAQLNPNNKESRSMLIKTRSVSIARSKGNKLFKESNLLDACSIYTEGLEYDPFNSVLLCNRAACRSKLGQFEKALEDCTLSLNLQPSYSKARLRRAHCNAKMGRWEASIQDYEILIREKPGDEEVGRALFEAKVQFKRQNGEDVKDMKFGSDVVKVSSVECFRHLITSPGMSVVLFCTKSKQEKALSLLEQVCLKFPSINFLKVEVEDHPYLAKSEAVTYTPAFKIYKNGTRVKDIPGNNLELLQNSVKLYSS